A window of the Garciella nitratireducens DSM 15102 genome harbors these coding sequences:
- a CDS encoding ABC transporter permease, producing MSKFFYVKMAGNNIRKNRKLYIPYLLTCIGMIVMFYNMCFLAQARDILKITGGETLKQILFFGMIVTAIFSIIFLFYTNSFLIKQRKKEFGIFHVLGMEKKHIAKLMFFETFLIGLISIIGGILTGILLSKLMLLLLFKIISFEVPFGFEIPINAVIFSIFLFSGIFLANLIYNLFQVYQSKPIELLKGGNVGEKEPKIKWILTIIGVACLGSGYYIALTTESPLAALKLFFIAVILVILGTYCLFTAGSIAILKLLRKNKRYYYKSNHFISISGMIYRMKQNAIGLANICILSTMVIVMLSTTVSLYVGMEDVLRTRYPRDIMIYAEDISDHQAQKLNVFIEKQIKKNKMIPQNFVQRRFIQFTVFQNGNKFTSDAASLQDISTVEFILLDDYNKMENQSISLSKGEALLYTARGSFKGDIINFDGTKLSIKKRLSSFNMEGKMLDNVASNYFIVVVNDINTINQIFHSVQEKQEDIKNLSYYYAFDVNGDREQQIELIKDLRKGDRQIVQDISVDAVAEARESFFSFYGGLFFLGIFLGFLFIMATVLIIYYKQIAEGYDDRKRFSIMQKVGMSQEEIKGAIRSQVLMVFFLPLITAVIHLLFAFKVITQLLSIFNLTNISLFAGCTAIIIIIFAIFYSVIYALTARTYYKIVR from the coding sequence ATGAGTAAGTTTTTTTATGTTAAAATGGCAGGAAATAATATAAGAAAGAATAGGAAACTGTACATTCCTTATCTTCTTACTTGCATAGGGATGATAGTAATGTTTTATAATATGTGTTTTTTAGCCCAAGCAAGAGATATTTTAAAGATAACGGGAGGAGAAACCTTAAAACAAATTTTGTTTTTTGGAATGATAGTTACAGCTATTTTTTCTATTATATTTTTATTTTACACCAATAGTTTTTTGATAAAACAACGGAAAAAGGAATTTGGTATTTTTCATGTATTAGGTATGGAAAAAAAGCATATAGCAAAGTTAATGTTCTTTGAAACCTTCCTCATTGGATTGATAAGTATTATAGGAGGGATTTTAACAGGGATTCTTTTAAGTAAACTTATGCTTTTATTATTATTTAAAATTATTTCTTTTGAAGTTCCCTTTGGATTTGAAATTCCTATAAATGCTGTTATATTTAGTATTTTTTTATTTAGTGGGATTTTCCTTGCAAATCTGATCTATAATCTTTTTCAAGTATATCAATCAAAACCCATTGAATTGTTAAAAGGGGGAAATGTAGGAGAGAAAGAGCCAAAGATAAAATGGATTTTAACGATAATAGGGGTAGCATGTCTTGGAAGTGGATATTATATTGCGTTAACTACAGAATCCCCATTAGCAGCATTAAAACTATTTTTTATTGCGGTAATTTTAGTCATTTTAGGCACTTATTGTTTATTTACTGCGGGAAGTATTGCTATTTTAAAACTACTTCGAAAAAATAAACGTTATTATTACAAATCCAATCATTTTATTTCTATTTCTGGGATGATTTATCGTATGAAACAAAATGCTATAGGACTTGCTAATATTTGTATTCTATCTACGATGGTCATTGTCATGCTTTCTACTACGGTTTCTCTTTATGTAGGAATGGAGGATGTTTTGCGAACTCGATATCCAAGAGATATTATGATTTATGCAGAGGATATCTCAGACCATCAGGCTCAAAAATTAAATGTTTTTATTGAAAAACAAATAAAAAAGAATAAAATGATTCCACAAAATTTTGTACAACGTCGTTTTATACAATTTACAGTATTTCAAAATGGGAATAAGTTTACAAGTGATGCTGCATCTTTACAGGATATTTCTACGGTAGAGTTTATTCTTCTTGATGATTATAATAAAATGGAAAATCAATCTATCTCATTATCAAAGGGAGAAGCACTTTTATATACCGCACGAGGAAGTTTTAAAGGAGATATCATAAATTTTGATGGAACAAAGCTTTCTATTAAAAAACGTTTATCTTCTTTTAATATGGAAGGGAAAATGCTTGATAATGTAGCAAGCAATTATTTTATTGTAGTAGTAAATGATATAAATACGATAAATCAGATTTTTCATTCTGTTCAAGAAAAACAAGAGGATATAAAAAATCTTTCTTATTATTATGCTTTTGATGTGAATGGAGATAGAGAGCAACAAATAGAATTAATAAAGGATTTAAGAAAAGGCGATAGACAAATTGTCCAAGATATTTCTGTAGATGCAGTAGCAGAAGCAAGAGAAAGTTTTTTTTCCTTTTATGGGGGATTATTTTTCTTAGGAATATTTTTAGGATTTTTATTTATTATGGCAACTGTGCTTATTATTTATTATAAACAAATTGCAGAAGGATATGATGATAGAAAGCGTTTTTCGATCATGCAAAAAGTAGGAATGAGTCAAGAAGAGATCAAAGGAGCGATTCGAAGTCAGGTATTGATGGTATTTTTCTTGCCTCTTATTACAGCTGTTATTCATTTACTTTTTGCTTTTAAGGTAATTACTCAATTGCTGTCGATTTTTAATCTTACCAATATTTCGTTGTTTGCTGGTTGTACGGCAATAATTATTATCATTTTTGCTATTTTTTACAGTGTTATCTACGCACTTACTGCGAGAACTTATTATAAAATTGTTCGCTAA
- the folK gene encoding 2-amino-4-hydroxy-6-hydroxymethyldihydropteridine diphosphokinase → MSRVFLGLGSNLGNKKQNLQQALEFLKNHPKIEIIKISSHYETKPIGYQNQDWFINMVVMIDTTLNPYALLEVCNTIEKKLKRKRVIRWGPRTIDVDILLYQGYLSHNEKLTIPHPRMTQRAFVMIPLYEIAPNIKINNQPIQEIIKTLEIDGIKKIVKEK, encoded by the coding sequence ATGAGTAGAGTATTTTTAGGATTAGGAAGTAATCTTGGAAACAAAAAACAAAACTTACAACAAGCTCTTGAATTCCTTAAAAATCATCCAAAGATAGAAATTATAAAAATCTCTTCTCATTATGAAACAAAACCTATTGGTTACCAAAACCAAGACTGGTTTATTAATATGGTAGTAATGATAGATACCACGTTAAACCCCTATGCACTTTTAGAAGTTTGCAACACCATTGAAAAAAAATTAAAAAGAAAACGAGTGATAAGATGGGGTCCTAGAACTATAGATGTAGATATCCTTCTCTACCAAGGATATCTGTCTCACAATGAAAAATTAACCATTCCCCATCCAAGAATGACCCAAAGGGCTTTTGTTATGATCCCTTTATACGAAATAGCTCCTAATATAAAAATCAACAATCAACCCATACAAGAAATAATAAAAACATTAGAAATAGATGGAATAAAAAAGATAGTAAAAGAAAAATAA
- the folB gene encoding dihydroneopterin aldolase yields MDKIIMKNLSFYGYHGVLKEESILGQKFFIDIEIFLNLKEAGESDEVTDTINYAKVYKIVKDSVENKKFHLIEALAENIAQRILKNFQIAHEIVVQVKKPEAPVNGIYDYFAIEIRRTRDE; encoded by the coding sequence ATGGATAAAATCATCATGAAAAATTTATCATTTTATGGGTATCATGGAGTTCTTAAAGAAGAGAGCATACTTGGGCAAAAATTTTTCATAGATATTGAAATTTTTCTTAACTTAAAAGAAGCGGGAGAAAGTGATGAAGTAACAGATACTATAAACTATGCAAAAGTTTATAAGATTGTAAAAGATTCTGTAGAAAATAAAAAGTTTCATCTGATAGAAGCTTTAGCAGAAAATATTGCCCAAAGAATTTTAAAAAACTTTCAAATAGCACATGAAATAGTAGTACAAGTAAAAAAACCTGAAGCCCCAGTAAACGGAATCTATGATTATTTCGCAATAGAAATAAGGAGGACAAGAGATGAGTAG
- the folP gene encoding dihydropteroate synthase: MRNIGFQLHRKSSLNCGQYQLNLGTKTYIMGILNVTPDSFSDGGKFIDLEKAVHHAKKMVEEGADIIDIGGESTRPGAKEIDAKQELSRVLPVVKRLVKEIDVPLSVDTYKAEVAEKVLEAGAHMINDIWGMQRDCHMASVIHKFDVPIIIMHNQKGTEYKKDLLEEICEFFKKSIDIAIKSGVKRENIILDPGIGFGKTPEQNMLVLSRLGELNDLGYPLLLGTSRKSMIGKILDVCTKERIEGTIATTVMGIIQGIDIVRVHDVKENSKAAKVTDAIVRRI, encoded by the coding sequence ATGAGAAATATTGGATTTCAGCTTCACAGAAAAAGTTCATTAAATTGTGGACAATACCAACTTAATCTTGGTACAAAAACATATATCATGGGAATATTAAATGTAACACCAGACTCTTTTTCAGATGGTGGAAAATTTATAGATCTTGAAAAAGCAGTGCATCATGCAAAAAAAATGGTAGAAGAAGGAGCTGATATCATAGATATAGGGGGCGAATCCACTCGACCTGGTGCAAAAGAAATCGATGCAAAACAAGAACTTTCTAGAGTCTTGCCTGTAGTAAAAAGACTAGTAAAAGAAATCGACGTTCCCTTATCAGTAGATACTTATAAAGCAGAAGTGGCTGAAAAAGTTCTAGAAGCCGGTGCACATATGATCAATGATATTTGGGGGATGCAAAGAGATTGCCATATGGCTTCCGTAATCCATAAATTTGATGTACCTATTATTATTATGCACAATCAAAAAGGAACAGAATATAAAAAGGATCTATTAGAAGAAATCTGTGAATTTTTTAAAAAATCTATAGATATTGCCATAAAATCAGGAGTAAAACGTGAAAATATTATTCTAGATCCAGGAATAGGATTTGGAAAAACTCCAGAACAAAACATGCTTGTCCTATCAAGATTGGGAGAACTAAATGATTTAGGATATCCTCTTCTATTAGGAACATCTAGGAAATCCATGATTGGTAAAATATTAGATGTTTGTACAAAAGAAAGAATAGAAGGAACTATTGCTACTACTGTCATGGGAATTATCCAAGGAATAGATATTGTTAGAGTCCATGACGTAAAAGAAAACTCTAAAGCAGCAAAAGTAACAGATGCTATTGTTAGGAGAATATAA
- the folE gene encoding GTP cyclohydrolase I FolE, whose translation MDKQKIENAVRQILEAIGENPDREGLKGTPNRIARMYEEIFCGLNQDPGKHLEIYFQEEKHEELVLVKDIPFYSMCEHHLVPFFGKAHVGYLPRGGKLTGLSKIARVVDTVAKRPQLQERLTSTIADIFMEKLNPYGVIVVVQAEHMCMTMRGIKKPGSKTVTSAVRGVFHKDAKVRAEAMSLINFEK comes from the coding sequence ATGGATAAACAAAAGATAGAAAATGCAGTAAGACAAATTCTTGAGGCCATAGGAGAAAATCCAGATAGAGAAGGTTTAAAAGGGACTCCTAATAGAATCGCACGAATGTATGAAGAAATCTTCTGTGGATTAAATCAAGATCCAGGAAAACATTTAGAAATTTATTTTCAAGAGGAAAAACATGAAGAATTGGTTTTAGTAAAAGATATTCCTTTTTATTCTATGTGCGAGCATCATTTAGTTCCTTTTTTCGGAAAAGCACATGTAGGATATTTACCACGAGGTGGTAAATTAACAGGATTAAGTAAAATCGCTAGAGTAGTAGATACCGTTGCTAAAAGGCCTCAACTACAAGAAAGATTAACAAGCACTATCGCTGATATCTTTATGGAAAAGCTTAACCCATATGGAGTAATTGTAGTGGTCCAAGCAGAGCATATGTGTATGACCATGAGAGGAATAAAAAAGCCAGGCTCCAAAACAGTTACTTCCGCCGTAAGAGGTGTTTTCCATAAAGATGCCAAAGTAAGAGCAGAAGCAATGTCTTTGATCAATTTTGAAAAATAA
- a CDS encoding isocitrate/isopropylmalate dehydrogenase family protein, producing the protein MAYKITFIPGDGIGPEVMKAAKRVIKASGVSIDFEEVEAGEKLIEKYGTPLPGKALDTIAKNKIAWKGPITTPVGKGFRSVNVALRQKFNLYANLRPIKTYEGVPSRYENIDLLIVRENTEDLYAGIEHMVGEDAAESIKIITRKASEKIVRFAFNTAIEQGRKKVTAVHKANIMKCTDGLFLNVAREIAKNYPDILFEEIIVDAMSMKLVMNPEKYDVLVMPNLYGDILSDMAAGLVGGLGLAPGANIGDQVAIFEAIHGSAPDIAGKNIANPTAAILSGVMMLQFLGEYQAANKIEQAVAKVLKQRTKTTCDLGGNSSTTEFTQAVIHALA; encoded by the coding sequence ATGGCTTATAAGATTACTTTTATTCCTGGAGATGGAATTGGACCAGAAGTTATGAAAGCTGCTAAAAGAGTTATAAAAGCAAGTGGTGTATCTATCGACTTTGAAGAAGTAGAAGCTGGAGAAAAGCTAATAGAAAAATACGGTACTCCACTTCCTGGTAAAGCATTAGACACCATTGCTAAAAATAAGATTGCTTGGAAAGGCCCTATCACTACTCCTGTCGGAAAAGGATTTAGAAGTGTCAATGTAGCTTTAAGACAAAAATTTAATCTTTATGCTAATTTAAGACCCATTAAAACTTATGAAGGGGTTCCTTCTCGATATGAAAATATTGACCTTCTTATTGTAAGAGAAAATACAGAAGATCTTTATGCAGGGATCGAACATATGGTAGGTGAAGATGCTGCTGAAAGCATAAAAATCATTACAAGAAAAGCCAGTGAAAAAATTGTTCGGTTTGCTTTTAACACTGCTATAGAACAAGGGAGGAAAAAAGTAACAGCAGTGCATAAAGCGAATATTATGAAATGTACAGATGGACTCTTTTTAAATGTTGCAAGAGAAATCGCAAAAAATTACCCTGACATTTTATTTGAAGAAATAATTGTAGATGCTATGAGTATGAAGCTTGTAATGAATCCCGAAAAATATGACGTATTAGTAATGCCAAACCTTTATGGAGATATCCTTTCAGATATGGCCGCAGGCTTGGTGGGAGGACTTGGCTTAGCTCCTGGAGCCAATATTGGAGATCAAGTAGCCATCTTTGAAGCCATTCACGGCTCTGCCCCTGATATTGCAGGAAAAAACATCGCAAACCCAACTGCAGCTATCCTTTCCGGTGTAATGATGCTCCAGTTCCTAGGAGAATATCAGGCTGCCAATAAAATTGAGCAAGCAGTTGCAAAAGTCTTAAAACAAAGAACTAAAACCACTTGTGATTTGGGTGGAAATTCCAGTACTACTGAATTTACCCAAGCAGTCATCCATGCCCTTGCTTAA
- a CDS encoding aconitate hydratase — translation MGLNLSQKIIQKHLLHGETKPGNEIALKIDQTLTQDSTGTMAYLQFEALGIDKVRTKRSVAYIDHNTFQSGPENAGDHAYIQSVAKKYGIYFSKPGNGICHQVHLERFAIPGETLLGSDSHTPTGGGMGMLAIGAGGLDVAVAMGGGAYYINMPKIVKVNLKGSLNPWVSAKDIILELLKKLSVKGGVGKIFEYTGEGIQCLSVPERATITNMGAELGATTSIFPSDEITYEFLKAQGREKDYTPLSADSDAVYDQEIEIDLSQLEPLVACPHSPDNVVKVKDLKDVKVNQVLIGSCTNSSYMDLMKVAQILKGKTIAEHVSLAIAPGSKQVLTMLAQNGALASIIASGARILESACGPCIGMGQSPAENAVSLRTFNRNFEGRSGTLSAKVYLVSPEIAAVSALTGYITDARNFGDPINVELPKKFFINDNLIIPPAKDGKSIEIIRGSNIKPFPQGKAVSNEITGKILTKVGDNITTDHIMPSNSKLLPYRSNIPYLSDYCLTPCDKDFPKKAKDFEGGFIVGGSNYGQGSSREHAALVPLYLGVKAVLAKSFARIHMANLINNGIFPLIFENEKDYEELDVLDELLIKEVKRQIQSGLIEIYNITKDKKYKMVLNITKRQKEMLLAGGLLNLTKLQEERSKK, via the coding sequence ATGGGATTGAATTTATCACAAAAAATTATTCAAAAACATCTTTTACACGGAGAAACAAAACCAGGAAATGAAATTGCTCTTAAAATTGATCAAACGCTTACTCAAGATTCAACAGGTACAATGGCATATCTTCAATTTGAAGCTTTAGGAATTGATAAAGTAAGAACCAAAAGATCTGTGGCATATATCGACCACAATACATTCCAATCTGGTCCTGAAAATGCAGGAGATCATGCTTATATCCAATCGGTAGCTAAAAAGTATGGAATCTATTTTTCAAAACCAGGAAATGGAATTTGTCATCAAGTACATTTAGAGAGATTTGCAATCCCTGGAGAAACTCTATTAGGTTCGGATAGCCATACACCTACTGGAGGAGGGATGGGTATGCTTGCCATCGGTGCAGGTGGTCTTGATGTTGCAGTTGCTATGGGAGGAGGAGCTTATTATATCAATATGCCTAAAATCGTAAAAGTAAATTTAAAAGGCAGCTTAAATCCATGGGTTAGTGCAAAAGATATTATATTAGAACTTCTAAAAAAATTATCCGTAAAAGGAGGAGTGGGAAAGATTTTTGAATACACGGGAGAAGGAATCCAATGTTTGTCTGTTCCTGAACGAGCTACCATAACAAATATGGGAGCAGAACTTGGTGCCACTACTTCTATCTTCCCTAGCGATGAAATCACTTATGAATTTTTAAAAGCACAAGGAAGAGAAAAAGATTATACCCCATTATCTGCTGATAGTGATGCTGTTTATGACCAAGAAATAGAAATAGATTTATCTCAATTAGAACCTTTAGTTGCCTGCCCTCATAGTCCTGACAATGTAGTTAAAGTAAAAGATCTTAAAGATGTCAAAGTCAATCAAGTTCTTATTGGTAGTTGCACCAATTCATCCTATATGGATCTAATGAAAGTAGCACAAATTTTAAAAGGGAAAACCATAGCAGAACATGTATCTTTAGCAATTGCTCCTGGCTCTAAGCAGGTTTTAACCATGCTTGCTCAAAATGGTGCCTTAGCTTCTATCATTGCCTCGGGAGCTAGAATACTAGAATCTGCCTGTGGCCCTTGTATCGGTATGGGGCAATCTCCTGCAGAAAATGCCGTATCTTTAAGAACATTTAATCGAAATTTTGAAGGAAGATCCGGAACCTTGTCTGCTAAAGTATACTTAGTGAGTCCTGAAATCGCTGCTGTTTCTGCCCTTACAGGATATATCACTGATGCAAGAAATTTTGGGGATCCAATTAACGTAGAACTTCCTAAAAAGTTTTTTATAAATGATAATCTTATTATACCCCCTGCCAAAGATGGAAAATCTATAGAAATAATACGAGGAAGTAATATCAAACCCTTCCCTCAAGGAAAAGCTGTTTCGAATGAAATCACAGGAAAAATATTAACAAAAGTAGGTGATAATATTACAACCGACCATATTATGCCTTCTAATTCCAAATTACTTCCTTACAGATCCAATATCCCATATCTTTCAGATTATTGTTTAACTCCTTGTGATAAGGACTTTCCAAAAAAGGCAAAAGACTTTGAAGGTGGTTTTATTGTTGGCGGAAGCAATTACGGACAAGGGTCTAGTAGAGAGCATGCAGCACTAGTTCCTCTTTATCTTGGAGTAAAAGCAGTTTTAGCAAAATCTTTTGCTAGAATCCACATGGCCAATCTTATAAATAATGGAATATTCCCTTTGATTTTTGAGAATGAGAAAGATTATGAGGAACTGGATGTATTAGATGAACTTTTAATAAAAGAAGTAAAACGTCAAATCCAATCAGGTCTAATAGAAATTTATAATATTACCAAGGATAAAAAATATAAGATGGTTTTAAATATTACAAAAAGGCAAAAAGAAATGCTCCTTGCTGGAGGACTTTTGAATTTAACAAAATTACAAGAAGAAAGGAGTAAGAAATAA
- a CDS encoding 2-isopropylmalate synthase gives MNYLYNNLINSDIQKPNFYKDVFPYEDLPKVTFDNIQIPMDLPNNIWITDTTFRDGQQSLSPFTVKQMVQLYSYLHKLDNHSGIIQQTEFFLYTEKDREAIYQCLSLGYTFPEITSWIRADKEDFNLVKSLEIKETGILMSCSDYHIFKKLNMTREEAMKKYLSIVEDALANEITPRCHLEDITRADFFGFVIPLVNQLIKLSKQANKKIKIRACDTLGLGVSYAGVALPRSVQKIIYGLKHYGKVPSEWLEWHGHNDFYSAVTNAVTAWLYGCASINTTLLGIGERTGNCPLEAMIIEYGQLKGNTKKMNLHFITEIAQYFEREFNYSIPPKTPFVGKEFNVTRAGIHADGVLKDEEIYNIFNTEKILGRPIVVAVNQYSGLAGIAAWINTYYRLKGNAKINKKDPRIKPIKDWVDQQYRCGRTTMITNEELELLVKKHVPEVFHTKSPWLFNTF, from the coding sequence ATGAATTATTTATATAACAATTTAATCAATTCAGACATACAAAAGCCAAATTTTTATAAAGATGTCTTTCCTTATGAGGATTTACCGAAAGTAACTTTTGATAATATACAAATTCCTATGGATTTACCTAATAACATCTGGATAACAGATACTACCTTTCGAGATGGACAACAATCTCTTTCTCCTTTTACTGTAAAACAAATGGTTCAGCTTTATTCCTATCTTCATAAATTAGACAATCATTCAGGAATTATTCAACAAACCGAATTTTTTCTATATACTGAAAAAGATCGAGAAGCCATCTATCAATGTCTTTCTTTGGGATATACTTTTCCTGAAATCACCTCTTGGATTAGAGCTGATAAAGAAGATTTTAATTTAGTAAAAAGTTTAGAAATCAAAGAAACTGGGATTCTTATGTCCTGCTCTGATTATCATATTTTTAAAAAATTGAATATGACAAGAGAAGAAGCGATGAAAAAATATTTGTCTATTGTAGAAGACGCTTTGGCTAATGAAATTACCCCCAGATGTCATCTGGAAGATATTACAAGAGCAGACTTTTTTGGTTTTGTGATTCCTCTTGTCAATCAACTTATAAAATTGTCTAAGCAAGCAAATAAAAAAATAAAAATACGTGCTTGTGATACTTTGGGACTTGGCGTTTCTTATGCTGGAGTTGCTCTTCCAAGAAGTGTCCAAAAAATAATCTATGGTTTAAAACACTATGGAAAAGTTCCTTCAGAATGGTTAGAATGGCATGGACATAATGATTTTTATAGTGCAGTTACCAACGCAGTAACGGCTTGGCTTTATGGGTGTGCTTCTATTAATACCACCTTATTGGGAATTGGTGAAAGAACAGGAAATTGCCCATTAGAAGCAATGATCATAGAATATGGACAATTAAAGGGAAACACAAAAAAAATGAATCTCCATTTTATTACAGAAATAGCGCAATATTTTGAAAGAGAGTTTAATTATTCTATTCCTCCCAAAACTCCTTTTGTGGGAAAGGAATTTAATGTAACCAGAGCTGGAATTCATGCAGATGGTGTTTTAAAAGATGAGGAAATCTATAATATATTTAACACAGAAAAAATATTAGGAAGGCCTATTGTAGTAGCGGTAAATCAATATTCTGGTTTAGCTGGAATTGCAGCTTGGATCAATACCTATTATAGATTAAAAGGAAATGCAAAAATAAATAAAAAAGATCCTAGAATAAAACCCATTAAAGATTGGGTAGATCAACAATATAGATGTGGAAGAACTACCATGATCACCAATGAAGAATTAGAACTTTTGGTAAAAAAGCATGTCCCTGAAGTATTTCATACAAAAAGTCCATGGTTATTTAATACTTTTTAA
- a CDS encoding CTP synthase translates to MNTKYIFVTGGVVSSLGKGITAASLGRLLKARGLKVSIQKFDPYLNYDPGTMSPYQHGEVFVTEDGAETDLDLGHYERFIDENLTKYSNVTTGKIYWSVISKERKGEYLGGTVQVIPHITNEIKERVLRVAKDQNPDVVITEIGGTVGDIESQPFLEAIRQLKYDVGRDHVLYMHVTLLPYLGKAGEVKTKPTQHSVKELRSIGIQPDILVCRSEKEVSKEIKEKIALFCNVEPEAVIQNLDAEYLYQVPLLLEKEGLAKLVCQKLGLECQQADLTEWVEMVERAKKHLEKKVTIALVGKYVELRDAYLSVAEALNHGGVSNNVDVEIRWIHSQELDYQNIEKQLKDIDGILIPGGFGNRGIEGKIAAVKYAREHKIPFFGICLGLQVAVIEFARNVAHLEKAHSSELYSETPYPVIDLMPEQRDVDEKGGTMRLGAYPCKLIQGSKAYQAYGQEVIYERHRHRYEFNNQYRELLQEKGLIISGVSPDDRLVEIIELPDHPWFIGCQFHPEFKSRPNRPHPLFKNFIKAALEFKENQK, encoded by the coding sequence GTGAATACAAAATATATCTTTGTTACCGGCGGTGTGGTTTCTTCCTTGGGAAAAGGGATTACCGCGGCATCCTTAGGAAGATTGCTAAAAGCAAGAGGTTTAAAAGTATCCATTCAAAAATTTGATCCTTATCTAAATTATGATCCAGGAACGATGAGTCCTTACCAACATGGAGAGGTTTTTGTGACAGAGGATGGTGCAGAGACTGATTTAGATTTAGGACATTATGAAAGATTTATAGATGAAAACCTAACAAAATATAGTAATGTAACAACTGGAAAGATTTATTGGTCTGTAATCTCTAAAGAAAGAAAAGGAGAGTATTTAGGAGGAACGGTTCAAGTTATTCCACATATTACTAATGAAATTAAAGAAAGGGTTCTTCGAGTAGCAAAAGATCAAAATCCTGATGTAGTAATTACAGAAATAGGAGGAACAGTAGGAGATATTGAAAGTCAACCGTTTTTAGAAGCTATTCGACAATTAAAGTATGATGTGGGTAGAGATCATGTATTATATATGCATGTGACTTTATTGCCTTATTTAGGAAAAGCAGGAGAAGTAAAGACAAAACCAACGCAGCATAGTGTAAAAGAATTAAGAAGCATTGGAATTCAACCAGATATTTTGGTATGTCGTTCTGAAAAAGAAGTATCTAAAGAGATCAAAGAAAAGATCGCTTTATTTTGTAATGTAGAGCCAGAAGCAGTTATTCAAAATCTGGATGCGGAGTATCTTTACCAAGTTCCACTGTTATTAGAAAAGGAAGGGCTTGCAAAATTAGTTTGTCAAAAATTAGGATTAGAGTGTCAACAAGCGGATCTAACAGAATGGGTAGAAATGGTAGAACGTGCGAAAAAACATTTGGAGAAAAAAGTGACCATTGCTCTAGTAGGAAAATATGTGGAATTAAGAGATGCTTATCTTTCTGTGGCAGAAGCTTTAAATCATGGAGGAGTTAGTAATAATGTAGATGTAGAGATTCGATGGATTCATTCGCAAGAGCTTGATTATCAAAATATAGAAAAACAGTTGAAGGATATAGATGGTATTTTGATTCCTGGAGGCTTTGGAAATAGAGGAATTGAGGGAAAAATTGCAGCTGTAAAATATGCCAGAGAACATAAGATTCCTTTCTTTGGAATCTGTTTAGGTTTACAAGTTGCTGTTATTGAATTTGCCAGAAATGTAGCACATCTGGAAAAGGCTCATAGCTCTGAGTTGTATTCAGAGACTCCGTATCCCGTTATAGATTTGATGCCAGAACAAAGAGATGTAGATGAAAAAGGTGGCACGATGAGGTTAGGAGCATATCCTTGTAAATTAATACAAGGAAGTAAAGCCTATCAAGCTTATGGACAAGAAGTTATTTACGAAAGACATAGACATCGTTATGAATTTAATAATCAATATAGAGAATTATTACAAGAAAAAGGTTTGATTATCAGTGGGGTATCTCCTGATGATAGGTTGGTAGAAATAATAGAGTTGCCAGATCATCCGTGGTTTATAGGCTGTCAATTTCACCCAGAGTTTAAGTCCAGACCTAATCGACCTCATCCATTGTTTAAAAATTTCATAAAAGCGGCTTTAGAGTTTAAAGAAAATCAAAAGTAA
- the rpmE gene encoding 50S ribosomal protein L31 translates to MKEGIHPKYGKAIVKCACGNTFETGSTKEELRVEICSACHPFFTGRQKFVDTGGRVERFKRKYGIKDDQE, encoded by the coding sequence ATGAAAGAAGGAATTCATCCAAAATATGGAAAAGCTATTGTAAAATGTGCGTGTGGAAATACATTTGAAACAGGATCTACAAAAGAAGAATTAAGAGTAGAAATTTGTTCTGCGTGTCATCCATTCTTTACTGGACGTCAAAAGTTTGTAGATACTGGTGGTCGTGTAGAAAGATTTAAGAGAAAATATGGAATTAAAGACGACCAAGAATAA